The Branchiostoma floridae strain S238N-H82 chromosome 6, Bfl_VNyyK, whole genome shotgun sequence genomic interval CTATAATCTTTTCCATTGATTACTAGGTACTACAGGTAAAAAGATaaaggctgtaggggcagtgggttgttatccactgtgtctaggtaTAGGATGGTGGAGCACAACCCTCTCCTCCAATGCCTTTTACCTTCCAAACggaagtcagatacccatttttgCAGCTGGGTGGAGTGAgcaaagtcatgttaagtgcctttcaaaagggcacaagatcggtcaACCACCCTACAAGCCTCATTctggggaagggctagcaatcCCTCCCTGCTAGTAAAACACTAACTAGTGACTAAGGAAATTTGCACATTGTGCCACAAGTccctaaaactagtaaaagggTCTGAATGAACAAACAACCAAACGAACCTCTATGCCCTCCCTGTTCATGGCCACACTGTCCATGTTGAGGATGGCCTGTTTGATGGTCCTGGGGGGCGGCAGGTTGGTCAGGCCGATGTTGATCTGGTTGGACCGCTTGGCGTCCAGGACAATCACCTCGTTCTTCCCCTTCCCCTCGCCGACTTTCTGTAttaggcaacattttcaaagtcacatacaatgtatattttagGAAATGTACTTAAGGTCTGGTCTTATTCAATCTGTTATATTATGACGGCACAATGACATTTAATCTTTTCTAGCTGCTTTTGAATCTACAATCGATACATTCAATTAGaaaacacatacaatgtatatgatgtACACTACCTGAAGCATAGCATCTGACCCTTCCAAAATAGAACATTTCAATGAAAGAGGTTTGATGCTTATGGCCTGAACAGTGTGCTATAATTTCTGAAAGCTTAAACCAAAAATAGAAACATTTGGACACAAATCTGAGTTGTGTCAGGTTACtaaaatacaatatgtatagCACTTACCTTTGGTGTCTGCTCCTTGGTTCTGGACTCAAAGAGGTGCTCCAGCTTGTCTGTATCCAACTGGAACTTCACACCTCTCAATGTGTCCCACAGACTCCCCTTGGTAGCATTGGCCACCGTGGGCGGCACATAGTGGTTCACCTCCTTCCAGAATAGCCGCAccgttttcttcttcttcactgGAATGGCACTGTTCTTGGGCGCAGGACCGAGGTGGCTGGACCCTGGTGCTttaggaggaggagggggagggggcgccccagggggtgggggtggcccgccgggtgggggagggggcgggggtGCCCCAGGAATGCcaggagggggaggaggaggggggaCTCCACCTGGGAATACAcatggaggagggggagggccgCCGAATaagttgggaggggggcggggtgGGTATCCGTCAGTTGATGTCTCCATCCCATGAAACGGCGACAGAACGTCCATATCGTCATCTCCAATCAAGTCTCTAAAGTCCATATCTTTGATAACAAGTTCCCTGTCTGTGTTCATGAGGTTTTCCCAGAGCTGGTCTTGTTCGCTCTTTGGTGGAGGCGGGggtttcttctcctccttcttTTCCTCCACCTTCATGGCCTGAAGTCCGTTCACTATCTTGTCCTCATCAAGTATTGCACCAGATTTTAATTTCTCCGCAACAGCAGCAACTTTTCCCTTGGACGCGATCTCCGGCTGTTTCTTTTCCGTGGGGCTCGATACGTCCTCCTTCTGTTTTTGCTGCACTTTTTCCATCCGACTGGAAATGGTCTCCGATGTTTCGATTGAGAGTCTTCTCTTTTCCTTTGCCTCTTTTGATTCGTCTTTTGATTCGTCACTGTCTTCATCCTCGTCGCCCATCTTTCCTTCCCTGTTTTGTGCATAAAACATGGCCAGCATCCAGCGCTTGTTACTGGTCAGGCCGCCAGACTGGGCGGAGGGGGAGACCGGACCCATGTCAGGACTCGTTGGTGTCACCGGTTCATCGGACACACTTTCCGTTCTCTCATCTGTAGGAAGAAAGTTTGCAAAATCATAAAATTATTCAATAGGTAAGAAGAGACATCTTTAACCTTCTCAAACCTGATTAAAAAATTAAAGTAATACAAATTTGAAGCCTGAGACTATCTCAGCAAGGAGAAGGTTAAAGTAAGTTCATCGATCAAATTTTATAACTTATTACTAGCTCTTGGTGTTAAATTTACAATGTTTAGTAATTAATTTTTCAAGTAGTGATTAAtcaagtagttttaaaaatcaattaGTTATCAAACTTTTTTACTTTAGTTTAGAATACAAAATTACTTTGGATCATGCTGATTAGTGAAGTAATTTTGGGATTAAACATCAATTACATGTAAGCCTGTCTTAACCTTTTCCAAGCCACCCAACCTCATGACCAATACAAGCTTGGTACCAAAGGCTACCTCGGCAGGGAGAGGGTTAAACATTACCAGGCTTACATAGAAATTGTAACATTGGGTTTAGATCATGACTAGGGGTTCTTtctagtaatacatgtaataccaaGTCCTCATTTTGTTCAATCCAGTGTTTTGTGCTAAACCTTTCAAAGTCAAAATGCTTCAATTGgtaattcatatacatgtagtgcacAGTAACTGAAAGTGCAGATAAATACAAACATTGCACACTTCTACAACACTGGGATTGAACAAAACCAGGAGTAGGGTGAGTTGGTGGGTTGATGGGTTGTTAAGGTGAGTAAGGGGAAGGTGCTACAGTGTACAAAAAGCAAAGATAAAGCCGTGCTGGCACCCACCACGCCTCCGAGACACTGCGAAGGTTCTACCACCGGGTGCACCATGCTCCCCACTGGCATGCAAGAGTGGAGAAGAAGACCTATTGTCCACCACTTCAGAACTCCTAGGGGTGCCATCAGCCATGCAATCAGTGGAAGTGCTACCAGACAAGCCTCTAGTAGTATCGTGGTATCTGTCCATGCTGCCGCGGTGCGAACGCACCAGGCCCTCTCCGTTCATGCCATCTCTAAAGTCATTGTACGATCTCCGTGCAGACTCCACCGATCCGTTGGTAAGTTTGGAGCGGTTGGAGGGTACGTACGGGGGAGGAATGTCAGATTCTACATGGCCGTTCATGCCTTCCCCTTCTTCATTCAGATAAACGGGTTTAGCGACTACGGGACCATTCGACTTTCTGTCGTCTCCATTTACAAAAACAGCTTTAGACACTACTCTTCTATTGGCATGCTCATTTTGGTGGTTAGTGTACACATGTTTAGGTTGTGAGGAGTCCTTGTTCCCACACTCTGGCCCGTTCATGCTACTGGACCTGTTGTTGTTACTGTTTCTAGAGAGTACGGAATCAGACACAGAATGGCGGAAGCTAGACCCTGACTTTGTGGAGTCAGAGTCCCTGTCCTCCCATGCTTTTCTATATGAAGACTTGCGGTCAGTACTGGAGTATCTCGAGTCAGAGTTTGAGTCTTGCCATGACTGTCTGTCTGATTCAGAATTTGATTCTGATTGAACCGAGTCTCTCGAAGACCTTCTAGAGGAATATGAAGGTCTACTGCTACGTTCGTATTTCTGCGAATCAGAAGAAATGATTTCCTGCCAGGGTTTTCTGTGAGAGTTGGAGACTCTCGTCTCCGAACTTGAGCTAGACTCGGAACTGGAGTCCTCCTCCCAAGCGGGAGCGAGGGAGGGTTTCATGTCCCTCAGCGCACTGTTCAACTTGTTCGTGGCAAACTCAGGTTGGCTCTGGCTCCGCGACAGAGTGATAAAGGCAGAGGAACGAGTTTTAGCCGTGCCACTGAGAAATCTCGAACCTTCGTCTTTGTCCTTCTCCATCGCCATCTGCTCCTTCTGTAGCGCCGCCATTCTCTCCCGCCGAGACTGCCGGGACCCAGAACCCTGTCCATTGGTCAAGGCTGGAACAAAAATAACTTTGGTGTAagtgtacagtacaggtagtcAGGAAATACCAGGAGTTAGTACAGCAGCTTTTCTGATGAGAAACACCCACGCCACACACCTGCAAACTTGAGGTAAGGTTAGAAGGTCTACAAACAATGGACCCTGAACATTTGGAAAGACATCTGACCAAAAATCTCTGTATCAAAATCTAAGAGAAAATAATCACAATATAAAGGGAAACATACCCTTCTGATTGACATGTGAAATATCATTAGTCAGTCAATGGAATATTATTTTCCAAATTCTCAGTGTACCTTCCAAATATCAAATGTCCAATTATGTTTATAAGAAGGTCAGTTATCTTCTGGTAAAATGTCACAAGTACATGCAGGTAAATTGGTCAATCCCATATGGAAAAGCATGTAATAAAAACACACTGGAAGTAAATCCAGTATCCATGTCAACTAAGTTGCCATGCAGCACTGCAACTGTTGAAGACACACCACACGGCATTTCCTGTCAGAACTACAGGTAAGAAAATATCGTCTGAGAAGCTGTCAATCATTCACACTCCACATGGAGGGGAACCTTACAAGACTCTTCCTCAGCCTCTTTACGTTTCTGCTTGAGGGATTCTAGTCTAGAGAGTTTCCTAGGTCTCTTAATCGTCAATGCTGGGGAGTTGATGAGGTTGTGGACAGAAGAAAGCAACGaaaaaggacagaagagacacaGAAAAGGGGAAGAGCATTTAAAGCATGGGTTAATATGTGCAGGATTGTGGATAGCAGTTTTACAATGTCAATGGTGTAACTAGATGTTAGGAGACTGGAAGGAAAGCTTGGGTTGCCAGAAAAAGATGTCCAGTCTGGTCAACAGAAAAACCTGTCCAGAAAAGACGGGACGGACGGGTTTTTCCGCTGCCTGGACTGGACAGCTTTTTCCCATCCAGTTTACACACAGTTTACAATTGGGGAATGATCATGGTTTTCTAGCTTAAGGATTGAGAACATAATGTTGGTTTGTAGACAAGCAAAGAATAAAGTTTACGATGCCATGTTGATAACGTTTGGACATCATTAAGCAAACATTTGAGAAATGAAAGAATACAgcatgaaaatgaaagaaaatgtgcAAAGGAAGAATGAAGGAAGAAAGCAGGGAAGTCACCATTTAATAAAGCAGCTTCTACATCATCTGATACAGATTCTGGTTTTTGGTCTTCAGGTTCGAAAACTTCATCGGGCTCAGGCGCTGTGGATTAGTTAGGAAGGGACATAAGAAGGATTGCTAACTGAAGCCAGTTGTACAAAGTAAACAGTTATGGTCCATATGTACTTGTGAATGTAAATACAGTGTATAGATGTACATGCATAAAGAGCAAGACTACACTGGACAAGACAAATATGTCAAGTCTTGACAGAATGACAATcatgaaaaatacaacacacaGCACACTTTTGCTTCCTTTCTATAACTGTTCACTCCAGGCGTACGAAAATTATCCTAATCAtacttattacatgtacatgctgtatGAAGCTTAAGAAACATAGATTACCCATGATTATAGGAAATAAAGTTACCCATTGGCGACTTTGTCTCAGTCAGTATAGCATAAAACTATTATTATGAAACATGATGAAACATTATGGCACAGATTAGAGAAAAGTAACCTACACGTACTGACCACACAATACATTCAAGCAAGTACAGTGGAAAACCTTAACCCGAATGCATACAGTGCTACACTTGAAGCATTTTTAAGAGCTTACATTTGGATTCGGTCTGTTCCGAGAGTCTCTCGGTAGTTCTTTCAACACGGTACAACCCCGGAGGTGGGGAGACTGGTGCACAGTTCAGAACACACACAGGGGGACAAGgatgagaaagaaagagaagatacaaaacacaagaaacagaaCATTAGAAACAAAGTAAACATTGACAGTCATAGTCTTCTTTGACTATGTGATTAGTGTTCATACCCTTTGACATTGATTTTACTACTACTTCAACAACACAGAGTAATTAGACTTAACAAAACATCAGGTACCCCCTCAGACATAAGTAATTGGTACAAACTACCTCCCATGCCATCAATGTAACTGATGAGTTAGACAAAAAACAATTATGTTTGAGTCCAATGCAACTTCTGACACATTAGAATGGCTGTATTGATGTAGAATACAAAAACAGTTGCGTACTACATGGTTCCTTTTTACTTTTGATCCATAAACTACCCCTTCCCCATCTGTTTCCTAGTTGTTATGCAGCTAGAAGGTTTTGTAAGTgaaatttctttaaaaagcTGATTTCTTCCTATAAACAGAGGCCCAATGGCAGATGATCCAGATTATGGGGTTGGCTGTTGCTATGCATTTGAGAAATCATATAACACACCTTCAAGCCATGGATTATTTGAAGCTAAGCAAAGGACGAGTGGATGCCATAAAGTGCCATTGGCTTGAATTGTAGCACATGTTAAGGTTAAAATTAATGGAATGCAAAGCTGAAGCTTACTCTCGTCATCAACTACTTGTGGTAAAGGCGGAAGCTCGTCCAGAATGATAGTTGGACAATCAATAGTGATTGGCTCATCAGGAATGATTGGCGGAAGCTCGTCAGGTGTGACAGGTGAAGGTTCATTATCAGACATAGGCGGAGATTCATCAACAGAAATAGGTGGAGATTCATCAACAGAACTAGGTGGAGACTCATCAACAGAACTAGCTGGAGACTCGTCAGTGTTATCAGAAGGAAGCTCATCAGGAATGACAGGCGAAGCTTCACCAGGGGTGACAGGAGGTGTGTCAGATGTGGAATGGATAGCTGGTGTGAGAACAACATGTTAGAGGCAGGAGAAGCTGAGGCTATTCAATGTACAGTAATCACAAATAAAGCAGAGATAGATAGAGAAAGTTATGTATTGAATAATGTATTGCACCCAGCTACAATGTATTTACATGAAGTTTACTAAGGAGGCATTGGTATCATATGCTATTGCAAGGTTTTACCACACTTCAAGTACTAGTCAACTTTTTCACCAATTAGTCGGAATTTCTATCTAAAGATCCCAATTTCAGAAGATAAAACAGGTGACTTCAAAAACACCACTCAAAAGAAATGTTAAAAGTTCCAGTGAAATTCTAGTACCATTTCATATAACATTTCATGCTACAAAAACAAACGTTATGAACAGGATTAAATCAATAAAACGGTAACGGATGCAACAGGACGTCATGGATCACACGGTAATGAACCAAGATGGAAGCTCACATTCTGTGTCATGATTGTCAGGGGATGGGAACACAAGCTCATCGCTTGTGTCTTGTGGTGAGGATGGTTCAGATGGCTGGAGATCAGCTGGAAGAATGGAGAGGAGCCAAACGCACATGACTACAAgttaacctccaagcagacgcTGGGAGGAAAGTGCTATTTTTGGACCTGCCCATTTTTGATGGAGACGTAGGCACCAGCAATGCAATTATGAAACAATCCATTCTTtccttccaacatctgcttggaggttactAAAAGCAAACCATTGTGGCACAAAGTGGCAAGATGAACAAGAACACATGAAGGGTACCACAATGAAAAAGCACACATTGCTTAACACTacagctactacatgtacagtgtaggtcTTGTATGTGATAACAACATTCTAGAAGCACACTAAAAAGCCAAAGTATGCATGAAGAGTACAGTCACAAAGAGAATGCATAGTATAACATCGCAGAAAAAAGTCACAATAAAATGAAACTAAAAATGAATTATGTAGAATAAACACACATAgagatgtacatgattgtacagacAGCAAAGAGAGAAAGATCACACAAAACAAGAGAAAAATTGCACATAAAAATAAAGTTGAATAAGCATGCATAGATGCAGGCAGAAAAGAATGCGACAAAGCAGAGGCTTACACTCATCgatgtgcagtgttctgagTTTGTCTTGTGTTGATTCCTCATCTTCGTTTTCTATTGACAAGTCCTCATCACACTCCTGACCTTCCTCtacttcctcctcctcctcctcctctgcaTCTTCATCCTCATCACCATTTACCAACTCATCCTCATACTCAGCTTCCTGTTCCGTCTCTAGCTCTGTGTCTTCCTCTGACTGAGGCATGTTTGCCACTGTGGCCAGAGACAgcacaagacaacaaaatatttttgccgAGTCCTTTTTTCTTGGTTCATTATTACCTTGGGACAACAAAAGTCCACAAGACCCATGCATCACAAGGAATACCGATGGtataaaacaaattcaaatcATATCTCTGCCTCATGATGACAAAAGAGGCATTTGACCATCATTTGCAAAGGAAAAGACAAATGTAAAAGATGCCCATTGGTGATAAGGTACATATACCGTGGCACTTACTAACAGGCAAGGTTATGATACTTTAGGTATGATGCACTACATGTGTCATGTCTGTTGGAAAGCATGCCTAagagaaatgactatagacagacaaatttcataattttgatGAGAACTGATGAAATGCTGGGCACACAAGAACTAAGTATATTTGTTATCCGTGGTAGGGTAAGATTTAGTTTATTACTATTTGGTCGCAAAAGCAGTCGTAATCAACAGTGCATCAAAATGTAAGCTCGGAGGCAAGCCACTTTGTTTGGTGAATCAAGGCTGTCAACAAGGAACCACTGCAGCTATTTTTGCCTTCCTCTGATAAGACGTTAAGATCACAGATGTGACAACAGCTAGGCAGGCTTGCATGCCATCATGTCTGCCTGTATGGACAAATCTCTGACCCATGGTCACTGACTCTGCAAATCTCTGAATCATGGACAAACACTGCAATATCAGGCTGTTAGTGCATAGTCAGTGTCCAAGGCTAtagaaaaatgcaaatatggacTAAGAATATGGAGAAAGACAGAGCATTTTCAAGCTAGGAAGATTTGGTGTCAACAGAATAATATCAATGATATTGTAAGGCATATTTGCCcaacagaaaatgataatgtTTGAAGCAATAGAGGTTTTCATTGGCATTGTAATAAccataatttgaatcctcctgTGACCAAATTTTTGGGTAATTGGATTAACAGATTGAAGCATCATGTTGGCATGTTTACCAAACAATGAAACACGCACTGTAATCCAACATTGCATAAATGATGTCATATGAAAAGCTTGCATTGAAGGATTCTTCTTGTGGTGTAAGACTTAGTCTTCTAATTTTGATGATGAAAGTAGCCATATCTTTTGACAATTACATCATGATACTTTAGAATAATTTTCCTCACAAGGGCCATCTTTGCTCTTTGAGCTTAAGCTCCAGGGACTTTCTCCTTATCTCAGTTCTTAAGGGCTAAGACAGATTGAGGGACAGATTGAGCCTCTAGATGATTTTTAAGCTTACGAGTGTCAGGCTTGTCGTGTGGCTCGGTTAAAGCAGCTTCAGGCAGTGGAATGTCGTTAGGCTCGGTAGGTGGAGGAGCTAGAGACAAAAGTAAGCAACTATAGAGGACGTCTGAGAAAATAACTGACGGAAAGTGAGAAAGTACTATCCTAATGGtctggttacatgtacatgacctaTATGTACCAAATTATTGAAATCTACCTACAAACAGGACACTCAGATGTACTGTACACTAAGTGTAAGATATAGACTACGGGTATTAGATTGAAATAGAAGGTGACTAAACTGGTATTCAAAAGCCatgcaatatacattgtacatataccaGCTGCCCTGTCTAATTTGGCATactctttctcttcttctttttctcaagaaagcccctgtcacacttCAGGACCTTTCCAAGACTTTGCTCCCAACCACTCCCAAACAAAGTTCAGCACTGGGTTGGAAGTTAcctggaatccatcctattctagctccagttCACTCTTCTGATCACATTCAAGCAGAATATGACTTTGAAAAAGTACTTACTACAGGCTAGCATGACTTTTGTACAGTAGAAGACAACCTCACCAACCAACTCCAAACCATCAACTAACTCTCaaaaccatggtctggagaaggttgggaggccatggttggctgTGTGTGACTGGGGTCTGATTTGACCCATGTTACAATGCTGACACCAAATTACCGTCTATAGACAGAGCAGCCACTGAAAAATGCCCAAGCCATGCTGATCAACGTCATATGCATGACTTTTCTCACAATCGCGGGACCAATCCTCAAAGACTGGGAATTCTCCTCCCATCATCAggtctgtgtgtgtatacagAACAATGATGTGAACACAGACAGGGGGACAGGGATGGAGAAATGTGTTACGTGTCCACACAATTGTCTGTGTTCATCAATGTTACAATcccttacatgtatatcaaaaacCTAGACAGTGTAGTCACATAAAACCATGAGTTAGGTAACTGTGCATTGTAGGTATTGAGAATTAGATATACAAGTTAGTATACAATGAATTGCTTAACATGACAACCATACATGTCTGAGAAAACAATGATGCAATGGAGAATTAAAccaccaaatacatgtatcaaaccatgctttttttaaagactACACAATGAATTCAAATGAAAATCCATGCTTGATAAGagaaaaacacaacagaaactGACCACCTTGAACTTAACAATGCTTGTTTGAGAAAACATGATGTAATGAACatgtgtatacatttgtaccttccGCATACAAAGCCATGCTTTTTTGACATTACCGATAAAAAGTGACTGCTTATCAAAGTTAATGAATGATgtttttttgtaaacatttcaCCAACCTTCACCTAGCAAATTTGCTTCTCAGTTCcaccatgcatacatttatCTATCCTTGGTAGACAATGCTTATGACAGAAGCTCACAGTGGAGAATGTAATCTCTCCTTTGCTCCACCATATATGGTTATAAATGCTACAAACATGCTATAGAAAGTGACTGCTGAAGTATACAAGCCATATCTCTAGGTAAGTATAAGGTCAGaataaaaaacacacaatacaATGAACTATACATTTTTGAAGACGACATCTACGATAATAGTCAACCATTTTTCCACCCATCGGCATGCAAAACTGTTCACCAACACCCAGCTACTGTGATTCCTAGAGCAGAAACTAGACTAAGGATGCAGGGAGCAAATGAATAGATTAGATGCTTACAGAGTTCCCGTCTCTCTTCTTCTCTCTTTTGTCTCTCGAGTTCAGCAACTGATGAAGAGAGTGATAAAGGCACCAAACTATAAATACTGGAACTCATAAccacaaacaaaaataatacatCAAATAGTCACTGCAAAAGTTTTCATCATGATAGTCCTGATTGTACGTTCATGACATAAATACACTTGGTCCAGCACTTTCAAACACAGGCACTATAGATGGTCATTCCTGGTCTTGCaagtataaaatgtatattgtagTTAGTAAACAGCAAGCTTCTATAAtcataataaacaaaaaaaactacatgCTACATGTCAACTCTAACATCATGCTCATCTCTTCACTACATTCACCAACCCTATCCCttttaaaagaaaatcatgcTCAATGTAAGAATAAATTAGTAAAGCTTTAAATCATAGGAACcttttctttcctcttcttctagCTTTTTAGCATATTCTAATTGCTTGGCAACATCGTCTCTCCATGAATGGCTTTGTCGTTGGTAGGAACCTGAAATTAGAACAAccttaagtacatgtaccaaccaCAATTAAAAATACCAACCTTAAATTAATGTCAACTAGACCCTGCTATGAGAAGCTCGAGAATATGAGAATATTGACATTATGACATTATGactgtgcatgtacatgtacatgtacattgtaagtaaACTGTGCATAAATGCCAATacaatgatgtacattgtacttttttgaggtagatagatacatgtacatgtacatgaaaatcaGTTCTGTAACTAAAAAAGCATAAGTCTTAGAATGACACAGTATGATTGAAGTACAATGAGATTACAACAGAGAGTGATAAAAAAGTCAGAAAACAAGAAGGAAAGTGACACCTTTTGctgcttcttcttttcttttttgctgTATTTCTTCGGCCTTTTTCCAGAAGTCTGGGTCAGCTGTTGTACAAGTTCACAAAGTTTAAAAGAGGGCAACACGTGGAAAAAACATAGAATagaaaagcaaagaaagcagcatCTACAAAAACAGAACATCTCTGCTATTCTAGAGATTCTACAATTACATAGAGGGCTTAACATGCATGACACTGTTGGAGAacaaaaaaaggccccaaaaACTACTGTAACAAACTGGAGCCTAACAAATAATCCGCAATTATGGTAGTAAGTATATAATATCTTGACTGTGGTAACATTGCAGATTTATACGTAGAGTAGTTGTAGAATGCAACAGAAGTAGAGAAAGATCTCTTACATCTAACCAGTTCTGTCTCCTCCAAATATCTCTCTTTCCATCTTTTCCTGGCCTCTTCTGCATACATCTCTTTCACTGGGGAAACAAGTTTGGGGTTTAGCTAGAAAATTTCTCAGTGGTTAGTGatgaaatgtcattgaaaaatGAATGACGTTGTCAATGGCTGCAGCGGATGATGGCACTGTGGAATGGAAGGTGTTAGCAACCTGTGGGATGAAGAAAATGCCGGGTGGTTTTAGTGATGAAAAATGCAGCTTAAACGATTAGGTGCTTTACTGTGAGTTATGGGCGCATATCCAGATTCGCAAAAATCAAAACACAATACCGTATAGGTACTGCAATGGTTGTGTGATAAGCATATGAAGAATGGTGACactgcaatgtacatgttacatgaaACTT includes:
- the LOC118418691 gene encoding FH1/FH2 domain-containing protein 3-like isoform X2; the encoded protein is MIGRGSDGRTTRMGGQTKAPGGDRRAPSGQTRLPPVRDIDVLLGFSASEQDLNPDQGGEQDPELESKRDSGYIEDCALQISHNGTYLDLDSTLDEQREYLEGFEDSRKNSMILRTQLSVRVHACIEKLLNSSGRELRRALFSLKQIFQDDKDLVHEFVNSEGLTCLIKVGAEADQNYQNYILRALGQVMLYVDGMNGVINHNETIQWLYSLISSKFRLVVKTTLKLLLVFVEYTENNALLLVQAVDAVDNDRGHKPWSNIMDVLNERDAVDTELLVYAMTLVNKTLNAVPDQDTFYDVTDSLEEQGLEKIIQRHLTKKGSDLDLVEQMKIYETALKFEDGEENIPESSQNTLRKTRRTISQTISDEARQSLRKSRRHSLNAGDSSPSPGGKGRSETKGRTETDGETRRSRYSADSETSDDGGDRKSRYSSGVTRQPRESTIAEAPKQNGLSGSTESGKRRSWRDRVYGGQEDTSSNSSGYNRGYRSWREELSKFDHILGTTYGISANRHSRYKTQTDSDSDSLRKDKDTNEEKQKEEKETETPVKRGTFYEIMKSIEDQKKQEQEPKKTPEELEEERKAAEEQRLKEMYAEEARKRWKERYLEETELVRSDPDFWKKAEEIQQKRKEEAAKGSYQRQSHSWRDDVAKQLEYAKKLEEEERKVAELERQKREEERRELYLMMGGEFPVFEDWSRDSPPPTEPNDIPLPEAALTEPHDKPDTLANMPQSEEDTELETEQEAEYEDELVNGDEDEDAEEEEEEEVEEGQECDEDLSIENEDEESTQDKLRTLHIDESDLQPSEPSSPQDTSDELVFPSPDNHDTESIHSTSDTPPVTPGEASPVIPDELPSDNTDESPASSVDESPPSSVDESPPISVDESPPMSDNEPSPVTPDELPPIIPDEPITIDCPTIILDELPPLPQVVDDEISPPPGLYRVERTTERLSEQTESKSPEPDEVFEPEDQKPESVSDDVEAALLNALTIKRPRKLSRLESLKQKRKEAEEESSLTNGQGSGSRQSRRERMAALQKEQMAMEKDKDEGSRFLSGTAKTRSSAFITLSRSQSQPEFATNKLNSALRDMKPSLAPAWEEDSSSESSSSSETRVSNSHRKPWQEIISSDSQKYERSSRPSYSSRRSSRDSVQSESNSESDRQSWQDSNSDSRYSSTDRKSSYRKAWEDRDSDSTKSGSSFRHSVSDSVLSRNSNNNRSSSMNGPECGNKDSSQPKHVYTNHQNEHANRRVVSKAVFVNGDDRKSNGPVVAKPVYLNEEGEGMNGHVESDIPPPYVPSNRSKLTNGSVESARRSYNDFRDGMNGEGLVRSHRGSMDRYHDTTRGLSGSTSTDCMADGTPRSSEVVDNRSSSPLLHASGEHGAPGGRTFAVSRRRDERTESVSDEPVTPTSPDMGPVSPSAQSGGLTSNKRWMLAMFYAQNREGKMGDEDEDSDESKDESKEAKEKRRLSIETSETISSRMEKVQQKQKEDVSSPTEKKQPEIASKGKVAAVAEKLKSGAILDEDKIVNGLQAMKVEEKKEEKKPPPPPKSEQDQLWENLMNTDRELVIKDMDFRDLIGDDDMDVLSPFHGMETSTDGYPPRPPPNLFGGPPPPPCVFPGGVPPPPPPPGIPGAPPPPPPPGGPPPPPGAPPPPPPPKAPGSSHLGPAPKNSAIPVKKKKTVRLFWKEVNHYVPPTVANATKGSLWDTLRGVKFQLDTDKLEHLFESRTKEQTPKKVGEGKGKNEVIVLDAKRSNQINIGLTNLPPPRTIKQAILNMDSVAMNREGIEMILKMIPSDEEKTKIQEAQMQNPDTPLGAAEQFLLTLSSISELTARLNFWAFKLDYETMEQEVAEPLMDLKEAMEQLKNNKTLRYILATLLAIGNFLNGAQCKGFQLDYLAKVPEVKDTVHKQSLLYHLCTMVMEKFPESTDLYSEIGAVTRSSKVDFSLLTLNLAKMEKQCRSSWDNLKAIAKHNMASPMKNRLTEFLKDCTERIAILKIVHRRVINRFNKLLIFTGMTPQAIKDTNINQFCKTISEFALEYRTTRERVLQQQKKKANQRERNKTRGKMITDEFGRRFPEAHADLSEMMTKNFAGKSKKEKKEEEEANALKAVLKHGAMNGEVNLNTSMEPRVRTRGKSTGDAKNSTKEPNFVKKMFSGGRSSASSRAKDADPDDNTEEIMERLVKTATNPGTRLIPRERKRARQVNRKSLRRTLKSGLSEQESKALGISGKSNPVNI